Proteins co-encoded in one Nitrospirota bacterium genomic window:
- a CDS encoding tetratricopeptide repeat protein: protein MRIYKCILCMFIFMYIPVCSVWAQEDRAKAESLYKESITLTKEGSIDRAIDVIKDAIKADPNYANAHKQLGYLLLKKNKLDEALTSFNTALKINPRLHAAKTGIGIVLARKGDLKGAEAILKDALILNPDPVMAHYELGMVYEKLGETEKAIAEYKEGINKHLQGRR from the coding sequence ATGAGAATTTATAAATGTATCTTATGCATGTTTATTTTCATGTATATCCCTGTCTGTTCAGTGTGGGCACAGGAAGACAGAGCAAAGGCCGAATCCCTATATAAGGAGTCTATAACCTTAACAAAAGAAGGCTCCATTGACAGGGCAATAGATGTAATTAAAGATGCTATTAAGGCTGACCCTAACTATGCAAATGCGCATAAACAGTTGGGTTATCTGCTCCTGAAAAAAAATAAGTTAGATGAAGCCCTGACTTCCTTCAACACAGCGTTAAAGATAAATCCCAGGTTGCATGCGGCAAAAACAGGCATAGGGATAGTCCTGGCAAGAAAGGGTGATTTAAAGGGTGCCGAAGCAATCCTGAAGGATGCCCTGATTTTAAACCCCGATCCTGTGATGGCCCACTATGAGCTCGGGATGGTATATGAAAAGTTAGGAGAGACTGAAAAGGCTATTGCCGAATACAAAGAGGGTATAAATAAACACCTGCAGGGCAGACGGTGA
- a CDS encoding redoxin domain-containing protein: MKKRYFILIILFSHLIFATHLCKAEALLQTGIKPPEFSLKDINGRDVSLSQYTGKKAVAVVFWATWSANSPKALRRFEEFYRKYKDKGIQVIGINADNQTISNDDLENIKKVVKELGVTFPVLVDKGLTTFRSYDVIALPSTVVISEGRITYEMPGFPLVGTEDMFDYILSLAGEARAVKVKMGYQPEYKAIAQINLGREFIKEKMFSMAYSAFNKAIGIDPKFILPYVELSKLYVSEGKMSEAEQSLKKALTVEPDNVVVLSELGFLTAKANKYKEAAELLKKALKKAPAYTPALYYLGYVLGKDGKLKEATASFEEAKGLNPKEYRIYYLSAEVYEGRGMLKEASENYRKALELLSGIR; this comes from the coding sequence GTGAAAAAGCGATACTTCATACTAATAATTCTGTTTTCCCATCTGATTTTCGCCACTCACCTGTGTAAGGCAGAGGCATTACTTCAGACAGGCATAAAACCGCCTGAGTTTTCTTTGAAAGATATAAATGGCAGGGACGTCAGCTTATCTCAGTATACAGGCAAGAAAGCGGTTGCAGTTGTGTTCTGGGCAACATGGAGCGCAAATTCTCCAAAGGCACTCAGAAGATTTGAAGAATTTTATAGAAAGTACAAAGACAAAGGGATACAGGTTATTGGCATAAATGCAGATAATCAGACGATTTCTAATGATGACCTGGAGAACATAAAAAAGGTTGTCAAGGAACTGGGAGTCACCTTTCCTGTTCTTGTAGATAAGGGGTTAACGACCTTTCGCAGTTATGATGTTATAGCGCTGCCATCTACTGTAGTTATATCAGAAGGCAGGATAACATACGAGATGCCCGGGTTTCCCCTTGTTGGGACAGAGGATATGTTCGATTATATCCTTTCTCTTGCAGGCGAAGCCAGGGCGGTTAAGGTTAAGATGGGATACCAACCCGAGTATAAAGCCATTGCGCAGATAAACCTCGGAAGAGAATTTATTAAGGAAAAGATGTTTTCAATGGCCTACTCTGCATTTAATAAGGCGATCGGGATCGACCCGAAATTTATTTTGCCATATGTGGAGCTTTCAAAGCTCTATGTATCTGAAGGTAAGATGTCAGAGGCAGAGCAGAGCCTGAAAAAAGCCCTGACAGTCGAGCCTGATAATGTTGTAGTGCTGAGTGAACTGGGCTTTCTGACAGCAAAGGCTAATAAATATAAAGAGGCGGCTGAGCTTCTGAAAAAGGCTTTAAAAAAAGCGCCTGCATACACACCAGCACTTTACTATCTCGGTTATGTCCTCGGCAAAGATGGGAAATTAAAAGAGGCAACCGCCTCATTTGAGGAGGCGAAGGGTTTAAACCCGAAAGAATACAGGATTTATTACCTCAGCGCAGAAGTCTATGAAGGTAGGGGCATGTTAAAGGAGGCATCTGAAAATTACAGGAAGGCCCTGGAATTGCTTTCAGGGATTAGATAA